The Ipomoea triloba cultivar NCNSP0323 chromosome 13, ASM357664v1 genomic interval agagtcaaaggcattttgacatttttataaatgaTTTATGTCAAGTCGCTGACAAAATTCCACGTCAGAAATTCAAAAAGTGAGCGGTCAGGattcatcatcatcctcgtcaATATTGAAGTCCAAAACGCCGTCTCTTTACCAACCCAAAACGCTGACTCCCACCTACTGaaactctctctctcattcCTACCCACTTTCGCAATATAAACTCCCGCACCGCATctacccccaccccccaccccaacCCCCCACCtgacatatatacacacacatatatatataatataatttatatgcaTTTATGCATATGCATTTTGCTTTGGACTCGTAGAAGGCGTCATCTCtgcattctctctctctctggctCCGCGTAAAAATGGAGTTGGTAAGTCCACAGCAGCCTGGTTTCCGCTAGTCTCTTTCATTTTTGTTAGAATTGCTTTTGTTGAATTGGTTGTTGGTCTCTTAAATTAGAGAATTGatgattttgtttaattattttttaagcTTTGCTTTACCTAACTTTCTCGGTAGATTAAGACATTGTTGagttgtgtttttgtttttttttttttttttcctaactGCGATGGAAAAACAATGAAGGTTGTGGATTCCGGCGTTAGTAGGATGGAGGGGGCGAGGAAGAACCCGACTCTCATTTGTGCGCCGATAATGGCGGACACCGTGGATCAGATGCTGAATCTAATGCGGACGGCGAAGGCGAGCGGAGCTGATCTCGTGGAAATTCGATTGGATAGCTTGAAGAGCTTCAATCATCGTCCCGATATCTCGACGTTAATTCAGCACTGCCCGTTGCCTACTCTGTTCACTTACAGGTTTtcgagatttttttttcttttgtttttttgctgCTGTCGTAATTATGCGCATATTATCTCATCTTGAATTCCTGGTTGAggtttttttaatttaccaGTGTAGCACGAAATGATGAAGATAATGCTAAAAACGGTGGAAAAAAAATGAGAGCCTTTGCTTAATAAGAGTTTCTCTTCATTTAGTAAAGTTAGACTAGGAGAATAAAAGCAGGAGGAGCTGTAAAATTGAAGACAGGGGAAAAGGAAATTGATACTCTTACCCAGTCAAGAGCAATCTGTTGTTAAATTATTACCATCTGCCTCTGTAAAttttcaaaaaggaaaaaaaaaacagataaatTGAAGAATATCCAGAGGAAGAGAAAGGGGTGTTGAATACTGACCTTTAAATGGAATGACCTCTGCCCAAATCTGAAATCTGAACTTCACATCATTAATAGTTGTTCTCAACAGAAATTGACAAGACAATGGTCCCCCTATTTGATGCCTGTGGTTTTATTATCCTTGTCAGTGCAAAATTAAAAGCAATAGAAAGTAGGAAGAAAGAAACCGCGTTGATTAGTTTTTACAAATAAcattaattaccaaaatgtttggaattatctgaaaaatcaacatTTAGTACTTAGATGCCATATTTCTTCTTCAGTTCTTTGTAAAGCTGAAAATCATCTACTTATTCAAGCTAGCAAAATGTGATAAGTCCAAATACGTGCGAAGATACAACCTTAGTAACTGTTCTATAAAGTGATGTCTTATGGCCTCAACTCTTGTGTGGTTTATActttattcaaaataataaagaaatttttaaaaaaatgtagtaaCTGTTGTCTGCTGTTAGCAAGTACTACTGCTCGTTGGTAAACTGTGTATATATTTACTGTATATTACAAGTACACTGGAAGGGAACCTATATATACAAGCTAAAGACTACACAGTACCACATAATTCAAACTTCAAACTAAGGGTTGAGTTAAGTCCTTGCAAGATATGGTAACAGAAAGCTTTATGAAGCTAATATTTTTTGGTGTTGCCTATGGCACGTTAGTTGGTAGCCATGGGATTATGAACAAGGAAAATTTATTTAACGATCATAAGAAGTTgaagtgggaaagttgaaagGTTTTTGTAGCATGGTTTGACTTCTTTCATCACTGCACTGAGGTTATGGGTTATACATTATAGTATTTTTACTGCATTCGTGCATTCACATTGCTGAATTCTTGCAACACTTTTCTAATTCCTTGCACTTATGTAGGCCGGTATGGGAAGGTGGTATGTATGATGGTGATGAAACTAGCCGATTGGATGCACTTCGTTTAGCAATGGAGCTGGGAGCTGATCATATAGATGTTGAACTCAAGGTAACATAGCATTCCTTCAATTGCTCCATCATCGATTTATTGTATATCttgaaaaagtatttatgaTTTTGGTACAGTGGAAAATGCAAGGGAATAAGTTATGTGTGTATCTACAGGTCAAAAGgctttatttttccttctttgaTGCTCAAACAGAAACAATTCTCTTGTTTGCTTAATTAGAAGTCAACGCTTTAATTTATTGACAAACTAGTACAATGTTTTACATATATACTCTACTTCTAACAAATGTTCCCTCTAATGAGATGTCATAAACTTTACCTGCTTTCCTCTCTTATGTGCCAGGCTATTCACGAATTTAACAGTTCTCTAAATGGAATTAGGCCTGGAAAATGCCAAGTCATAGTTTCATCTCACAATTATCATAACACACCATCAGTTGAGGAGCTTGGGGATCTTGTAGCAAGGATACAAGCATCAGGAGCTGACATAGTGAAAATTGCAACCACTGCATTGGATATCATTGATGTAGCACGCATCTTCCAAATTACTGTACACTCTCAAGTAAGAGGCATAAGCAGTGGAACATGTTTTCTGATTTGAACATGATCTCTGGTTTTGGAGTGTGATATTCCTATCAGAGATTGAGTGTCCCCACTCTATATGAtgaaatctttttaattttatggacATTCTTGGTGTTATTTTTATCTTCgctcttttcctttttcatatGGAAGGGTGGGTGGTTctcaaaattcatattttaaagtGGTTCATTTGATGAGAATCAGGCTATCTCATCTTTTTTCTGTTAAGAATATAAGAGGGGTTTTGCTTTACTTGTATCTATCTCCAataaaatgttcattattagcatgtatgtgtgtgtatgaatTTTATTAAGTTCCATGATGAACACTGTATCTTTGCTGTTTGAGATTCCTATTCAACAAAGTTTTTACAAGATCTAGTCCATTCTCAGGTGCCAATAATAGCCATGGTCATGGgagagaagggtttgatgtcTCGCATACTTTGCCCAAAGTTTGGTGGCTATCTAACATTCGGTACTCTGGAAGCGGGAAAAGTATCAGCTCCTGGGCAGCCAACTATTCAGGATCTTTTGGATTTGTACAATTTCAGGCAGTTAGGACCTGATACCAGGATATTTGGCATTATTGGGAAACCTGTTAGTCATAGCAAATCACCTTTATTGTACAATGAAGCTTTCAAATCAGTTGGATTCAACGGAGTTTTTGTACATTTACTGGTAGATGATATTGCAACTTTCTTCCAGACCTATTCATCTTTGGATTTTGCCGGTTTCAGGTTCGCtctttgaatattttatataattatagcTATTAAGTGTATCATCAATTCATGCTTTGGTTGTGTCACACTCTCTCAGATGCACTCATGCACTGCACTCACAAACTCGCTCAGATAACCCCTCATGATTTCATTCCAATAGTGTCTTATGTTGATCCTTGTATCGCAGTCATGGTATCTGTTTTTATTTAGTTCTAGTCATCTGTACATATTTACTCTATCCCTTACCGTCTCTAAATGATATACAGAGGCTGGGGAAATTTCAGCTGTATTATTGTATATTGATGCAACTTTGCATTTTTCAGCTGTACCATTCCTCACAAGGAGGCTGCCCTTGAAACATGTGATGAAGTTGATCCAGTTGCAAAGGTAGTTGACATTATTTTTGCTAAAGGAACAATTTTTCTTTATGTACTAACCATTTCCTGCATTGCATTCAATTTGATTTGTCTTGAATGCCCTTCAGTCAATAGGGGCTGTAAATTGCATTATAAGGAGACCTACAGATGGGAAGTTATTTGGTTGCAATACAGATTATGTTGGTGCTATCTCTGCTATTGAGGATGGCCTGCGAGGTTTATCATCTACCATCTAAAAAGTGAGGTCCTCAATAGATCTTAGAGTTTGATGTTTGAATTTCCAACATCTTTTCAGGTTTGTATCATACCCCAGTTGGCTCTTCACCCTTGGCTGGTAAACTATTTGTGGTAATTGGTGCTGGTGGTGCTGGAAAGGCGCTGGCTTATGGTGCAAAAGAAAAAGGAGCTAGGGTGGTGATTGCTAACCGTACATATGGTTAGATCCTGATTTCCTTTGCACTGTTGTTTATGCTACTGCTAATCTGTTACCATCACATTAGCAGCccaataatattaattcaaagtgAATGTCTTTTGATAAATCGTATATAATGTACTATGATTTAATTATTTCCTTGTTTAAAGGTCGAGCCAAAGAGCTGGCTGATTCAATTGGAGGACAGGCTTTGTCTCTTGCCGAGCTTAGTAGTTTCCATCCAGAAAAAGGCATGATTCTTGCAAACACCACCTCCATCGGGATGCAACCAAAAGTTGATGAGACACCAGTTGCTAAGGTTTGCCTAATTACATAGCCATTTTATATCAACATGTCTAGTTGGTACTCCGTCCCCCTCTTATTGACCACGAACTGAGCATGATGTATTTCTGCAGGAAGCTTTGCAATACTATTCCCTTGTCTTTGATGCTGTCTATACCCCAAAGATAACTAGATTGTTGAGAGAAGCCGAAGAATGTGGATTGAAAATTGTTACTGGAGTAGAAATGTTTATTGGGCAAGCATATGAACAATATGAAAGGTTCACAGGATTGCCTGGTAAGATAAAATTCATATAATGCTGCACTTCTGGTTTATTGCTATCCTCTCTGGGCAAGCCCTGATTatatctttttccttttgttttttctcCCCGATGCAATGGCAGCTCCAAAGGaactatttaaaaatatcatGGCAACATATTGAAAGCAAGCGTGTGCCGGCTTCACTATCATGCCCTCACTAATCCCATTTATTTAACCGCAAAATGTTTGTGTTCCTTGATAATCATGTTATGTTCTTAGCCTATATTTTCTAGTGTCCGTCACTTGTACCACATTTAAACTGTTTGCATCTTTTAGGACATGTCTTATGAAACTTTGGTTAGTCTCtggcaggaaaaaaaaaaaaaaaaaccccaaaaaaagaaaaaaattggaaTATTTCTTGGCGTTGTTAGGCTCATGTACTACTTGATTCTTTGGCAACTGCTGGTTAGCAGGGGAGGACATTGCCACAAATCGTTCACTTTCTAGTTTTAAACATCAAGAACTTGTATGTTAGTATGGCCATTGTAGGCAATTGTACTGCTGTAGTGGGAATTCTTAGTGATAAAAGTATGATTCAGTTCATTTAatatcttaaatatatatacaaaatttgtgATGTGGATCCTGGTTGcataaatttgtttgtttgtttgtttgtttgtttgtttttattttaaatatgggcttacaattttaattttcaattggTTCTAGGTCTGAATATGTTCAAATGTGCAGTCTGGACAATTCTTGTGCaggttgaaaaatattaaaaataagttCTATACCTTTTTAAGTATGGGATCATGGGAGTTAGATATGGTCTGATTCTAATTAGGACATGAATACCAAACTTAGGTTGTGAAAGGTATGTGTTATGGTTATCATAATGTGAAAGCTAcgggtctttttttttttctttttttttttttttcttttgtggttaaatcaaattcattatattttaaaaagtttgatatgtGTACATTTAGAGAGTTTAGGATTTGAATTATTTCATAGGATTTATAGGAGAGTGGAGATGTTTTTGATAGAGTGAGTGAATGAAGATCTCTTTTCGTCCTCAACCATGGAGCCTTTTATAGTAGAAATGGTAGTACTAGGATTGGTGGGATGACACCTTGATTAATGTATGATTTAGGTTCCATTTGAAAACTTATAAAATGACTTGATGAAAAATGAAGTTAACCAAAAACACTTATTCTagtcaaagaaaaaaatatttattttgacaaaaaatgTCTTTGAGATTGTTACTTGGAATGACATTTTCTTAATCCCTCCCTCACTTCCCATCTCTTAGTGGTGTCAAATGAGTGGACCGCTCCATCATTTGCCCATAGAttagataatgtattttatgagttaaaataatgtacggAGTagtttataagttataaaaatgtatggtACAACACTGGAGTTGCGAAAGAAACAATTGAGAGGAAAATGCAGGtcatgaaaaaagaaaaaaaaaaaaagaaaaaagaaagaaaaaaaaaaagagacccATGTCGTGCAATTCCTCTTTTGAGGCAgagagttgtttttttttttgaacttgtaCTCGGACTGTTTCGTTTGGTTCAGTTTAGTTTCTTGCAATTCCGTGTTGTGGAAGAGAAATGGATTTTGAAGTGTTTGATGGCGTGGAATTTCAGAAGGCATAAGCGGTTGCGAGGTTTAATCGGTTTCGAATGATGACGAAGATGTTGCAGTTTTTGGAAGTGATTGTCGCTTTGATGTTGGTTTCCTGGTCCGATTCTATACTTGAGTTCTGGGAGTTCTGAAGTTTTCCTGCGACTTTCTGGTTGAACTGGGGGTTTACATCTACAATTAGTACAATTCCATTCGTCATCGGCAATTCCATTATTGTTTCATTAGTCGTGCTCTGTCGCCAAACGATCGCCATTTGCAGCGATGTCCGATTTTAGCGGCGAATAAATTAGTCGCAAGTTGCAACAAAACTCAACCGCCATTCATCTCCTCCGAAGCGTTCACTCTTCTGCCCCAGCCGGAGACAAAACGGAGTAGATAGTTTGCTCGGAGAGCGTGGTTCAAAAATCGTAATGCACCAAACTTTTGACCTCTATGAAAATGGCCACGAAGGAAATCAAGAATTTCCAAAGGAAACTGTCGAAGAAGCTGAAGCGAGCGATTGCGTTGAAGTCTAAGAGAGTGCTCCAATGATCTGAGACGGATAtgaaagaagaattgaagaaaattgGCCGGCACacaagagaagaagaaatacGAGAAAAAACAAAAGTGGTTATAGACAAAGTCTTTGCTTAAAATGGCGTTTGGCATAAAAGTTACTGAAAAGACAAAAAGTGTCAAACTATGAAATTTTGAGTGTTAAATGGTTAAAATGATAGTATGAGAATAAACGTAAAATTATCGAAAAAGACAATAAATCTGTATTAACTCTCCATCGTATTATGCATTTCAATTGAACacacaaaaacacataaaattagttatctaaaataatttttcaaaaaaaatatctttcaaaTTTATAAACAGACCTTTATTGCCTTCATTTCCTTCACGCTACTTTGACTATATTAATTTTGTGGATTAAACCCgcaaatatattttttgggCTATTGTCGCCTTTGGGCCTATTGGGATGTTGGGTCTATGCCATCAATATGTGTAAGAGCAACNaaaaaaaaaaaaagaaaaaagaaagaaaaaaaaaaagagacccATGTCGTGCAATTCCTCTTTTGAGGCAgagagttgtttttttttttgaacttgtaCTCGGACTGTTTCGTTTGGTTCAGTTTAGTTTCTTGCAATTCCGTGTTGTGGAAGAGAAATGGATTTTGAAGTGTTTGATGGCGTGGAATTTCAGAAGGCATAAGCGGTTGCGAGGTTTAATCGGTTTCGAATGATGACGAAGATGTTGCAGTTTTTGGAAGTGATTGTCGCTTTGATGTTGGTTTCCTGGTCCGATTCTATACTTGAGTTCTGGGAGTTCTGAAGTTTTCCTGCGACTTTCTGGTTGAACTGGGGGTTTACATCTACAATTAGTACAATTCCATTCGTCATCGGCAATTCCATTATTGTTTCATTAGTCGTGCTCTGTCGCCAAACGATCGCCATTTGCAGCGATGTCCGATTTTAGCGGCGAATAAATTAGTCGCAAGTTGCAACAAAACTCAACCGCCATTCATCTCCTCCGAAGCGTTCACTCTTCTGCCCCAGCCGGAGACAAAACGGAGTAGATAGTTTGCTCGGAGAGCGTGGTTCAAAAATCGTAATGCACCAAACTTTTGACCTCTATGAAAATGGCCACGAAGGAAATCAAGAATTTCCAAAGGAAACTGTCGAAGAAGCTGAAGCGAGCGATTGCGTTGAAGTCTAAGAGAGTGCTCCAATGATCTGAGACGGATAtgaaagaagaattgaagaaaattgGCCGGCACacaagagaagaagaaatacGAGAAAAAACAAAAGTGGTTATAGACAAAGTCTTTGCTTAAAATGGCGTTTGGCATAAAAGTTACTGAAAAGACAAAAAGTGTCAAACTATGAAATTTTGAGTGTTAAATGGTTAAAATGATAGTATGAGAATAAACGTAAAATTATCGAAAAAGACAATAAATCTGTATTAACTCTCCATCGTATTATGCATTTCAATTGAACacacaaaaacacataaaattagttatctaaaataatttttcaaaaaaaatatctttcaaaTTTATAAACAGACCTTTATTGCCTTCATTTCCTTCACGCTACTTTGACTATATTAATTTTGTGGATTAAACCCgcaaatatattttttgggCTATTGTCGCCTTTGGGCCTATTGGGATGTTGGGTCTATGCCATCAATATGTGTAAGAGCAAccacatttgtgttttttttggagtttttttcaaataaaaaaatcaaagtttGAGGTTGAAAATTGATGGGAGAGGAGGTTTTTTTATGGTAATGGCTTGGGTGTAGGAAGGGTCTGATCTAAGACTATGCGACTCGAATATCTTATTAGGAATTTATATGCCTAATTAGAATATAGGTAACTACTTAAATTTAGGAaggagtttattaccgaaatggttcattgattatagtgaaattaccaatttggttattaattactttttaatcaatttagtctcttaactttaaaaatctttaccaatttggtccttcgtttGTTTTATTGTTAGACATCCGTTAactcgggaccaaattggtaatttcactatagttaATGGACTATTTTAGTAATTAACTTTCAAGAGAAAATGGTGCATGTGATGatcgaaatggtccattgactatagcaaaattatcaatttggtcccgtGTTAACAGATGTCTAACGGCAAAACAAACGgagaaccaaattggttaagattttcaaagttgagagacttaatTGATCAACAAATAGTCAATAACCAAATCGATAATTTCGCTATAATCAATAgatcatttcagtaattaactaAGCCTATCATAATTAAACTATTCCTTATAgatcatttcagtaattaactaAGCCTATCATAATTAAACTATTCCTTATAGTAAATATGAGTTTTGCCCACACAACGAAATCCCTAGCCCCAAGCACCCATACCTGTCCCGACAAGACAGTTGATGGGTAAATCACAGTGACTTAGCGTTCTCTTGGGTGAGAGACCAGTGCAGGATATAACTCGCACATTGTGATTGTCAGATCTTGATATAGTGTCTTTGTCCATAATCAACCACATGAGTATCAACGCTTTCAATATGAGTTACCTCCATGACACATATCTTATTCTTCCCAATTGACTTGATGACAATAGTATACCATCATTCCATAGCAaaccttatgtttatttttttttttttattgttttttactCCATAATTTTGAGACTATTACCTTAATGGTCAATAACTCAAAAATCATGGTTGTGTGAGGAGTTAAAGTCTACTTTTGCATGTTGTAATGGAAAAATAgtatttgattataattttgattccaTGTTCATGTTTGATCTAagcaccatatatatatatatgataggtCAAAATGGTTGAATTATGGCATGTGTTTGGTAGATGATTAGATTCACAACTTAATgggaaaaaaagtaaaatatgtaGACTATTTTTAGTGAAAATCTAATTAATGTAAATGGGAGTGATGAAGGCAATAGTAAAAGTGGCGAAGTGTTCCATGATAGCTCATAGGAAGAGTGGCCAAGTGTTCCATGATAGTCATGGAGTTTCACTTGGTGATTTTCAACGGAGACTTAAGATCTCGAAGAGTAGAAGTGCAGAATTACATACTATTTTTCATGGTATGATGCTTGCATGAAGTAAGAATGATCGCGATATAAATATTGAGAGTGACATGAAAGTAGCTATAGAGAAGATAACGAAAGGAGGGACCGTTAGAAACCCCTCGTTTTATATCGTGTTTGCCCTTCATGAGCTTATTATGAGGAATTTGAGTTGTCGTTTAGTCTATATTTATAGGGAAACAAATGTTTGCACAGATAGAATGAAAACGCGCGATGACCTAGGGCTTCTTCGTTTGATTGTTCTGGACGCTCTTTTTTGTGGTGTTTGACATATGTTGTTAACCGAATGCGTTTGTGTGCCTCGATCACAATACCTATAACTTCGTTCGACTTTCACGTATTTGGAAAGAATAGTTGAATGGACTAAAACATGACGAGTAAAAGTACACGAATGAATAATTAGTACTCCGTAAGTgatgtttaaaaagaaaatacggAAGTAACGAGAATGTAGATTAAGTTAGACTTACGTACCCTAAGTCAACACTCTTCGATCCAACCCGACCTTAATGGGCTGGCCCATAAACGGCCCAGCCCATTTGCCATCTCTTGCCAAACCAAGAGCAAGTAAACTCTATTAATCTAGTTTGAGCTAAACTTTTCAGTCATCCAAATTTCAATCAAACCCTAGAAATCCAATATACATAGCAAAGTGTAGGTAATCGAACAGTTCGCGTTCTGCTTCCTTTGCGACGTCTGGTGGAGGATTGGAGCCTCGTTTTCACTTTCCCCGCTCTCTGAGTCAACGCCCTCTTCCTACTGTAAGCTTCCATTTGTTTTTTTCTTGCTAAATTTCGGAGTTTTTACTGTACGTAGTTGTCGTTTCCACGTAAAATGCTAGGTTTTCTctttcatttatgttttttttttttttttttttttttttaaattcttatgcgactttttacttttatatgatttgatttttggcgaataagtaaaaaataaataatttaggtTGGGGTGAAATATATGTGCGCCGTGTATGGTGTTGACCTTCCTTGATTATGCCGCCATTTAACCTTTGTGTTTTAGGCGAGAAGTGTTTGGACTtgggttttgcattgctttatTGCATGTCTCTTTGGAATGGAAATGGTGATAAAAAGTATTCTTTTGTCTATTATTGAAAAACCCCTTTTGTGATTTGTATAATGTGTAATGCAATTGGTAGAATTTCGTTTTTACTTTACTAGCTTGGCCATTTCTGATTTAGTTGATGCGTGAAGTTTCTTGTTTTACCTGTCACCTAGAGCTAGATTGTACTCATCaggaaaatattaattatggattatgaatGATTGAACAGATTACTGCTGTTATTGCAATTTTTAGTTTAAACTTTTCTATGGATAGTAACTTTCATTATACTTGGCAATAATTTTTGATAAAATCTTTGGGTTTGAGCACATTGTTCTTTGTGAATTGTGACTGCCCGTTTTGTTGTGTCCTTGTCACATTAGGACTTACCAGATTATatttctcaaaataattatGGATGTTATGCTCTAATGAGTAATAGATGCAATGATTATACATTTCTGTATACGTGAAGATCTTGAAATGGTTGGGGGCCTAGAGGTGGTTTTTGGCTACACATTCACTTTCTCTGTGGGACAGAGACAGGAAAGAATGATTTCAAATAATTGCACATATAAGGACTAGTTCAAGTGGATTGCTGACTTAAACTGGGAGTTaacattacaatttacaattactTTGCAGGGACACTTGATAATCAAACATTGCATTATGTATGCAGATTTTTACCTGTCAAGTGAGTGAAATGAATGCTTGTTAATTGGAGGTGTTGCTTGACTGATTTTTTATGATGGAGTGCAACAAAGAAGAAGCTATCAGGGCCAAAGAAATTGCAGAGAAGAAGATGGAAGGGAAAGATTTTGTGGGTGCTCTTAAGATTGCATCCAAAGCTCAGAGGCTCTATCCTGATCTGGATAACATTGAGCAGATGATTTTGGTTTGTGATGTGCTTTGTGCTGCAGAGAGCAAGATCTGTGGAAATGAGAGTGATTGGTATGATATTCTTAAGGTTGACCCAACAGCCAATGGTGCAACCGTCAAAAAACAATACCGTAAGTTTGCCCTCTTACTTCATCCTGATAAGAACAAGTTTCCTGGTGCTGCAGATGCTTTTAAAATGATTGGTGAAGCTCAAAAGGTGCTCTTGGATTACGACAAACGTGCACTGTTTGACAAGAAACGTATTTCTCTAGGAAAATCATTTGTACCAATGCACCAGTCAAGCAGGCAATCCAAGGCACAAAGCAGTTCTAATTTTGCTCCAAAGTCCGGGAACCAGCCGCACCAGCAACCACGAAAATGGACTAAATCAGGAGGTGCCACCGAACAACCAACATTTTGGACAATCTGTTCGTCTTGTTCAGTTAAATACCAGTATTATAGGGCAATGAAGGATAAAACTTTGTGGTGTCACCAATGTGAAACACTTTTTACTGCACGTGAGATAAATACACCTGGTGCGTCAACTGGTACTACCTTTAATCAGTCTGCACCCATGAAACAAAATGACATTAGCCAATCTCATGTCAAGATCAACCCTCGAACTACTCCTGTGAACCTTACCACCAAGACAACCGTGCAGGGAAGATCTGGGGAATATAATACGAAAGGCAGAACAGACAGTAAGGTATCTACAGAATCCAACAGTCAGCAATACCCCCGTAAATCTACTCGGTCCAGGCAGCATGATGAAGATGAGCTGGTGAATTCTTCAAAAAGGCCTAAAACAGTTGGATCTTTCCCTAGTAAGAATGAAAATTCTGAAGATCTTTTTGTAGATCCTTCTGGTCCAAGGTCTTCAACTGTGACAGCACCAGAAATATTTGAATATCCTGGCTCAGATTTGAGTGATTTTGACCAAATTAGAAAAAAAGAGTGCTTCAAGGATGGACAAATATGGGCTTTTTATGATATGTTGGATGCCATGCCTAGATTCTATGCTGTAATAAACCAGGTTCTCTTTCCTGGATTTAAGTTG includes:
- the LOC116001900 gene encoding bifunctional 3-dehydroquinate dehydratase/shikimate dehydrogenase, chloroplastic-like, whose amino-acid sequence is MELVVDSGVSRMEGARKNPTLICAPIMADTVDQMLNLMRTAKASGADLVEIRLDSLKSFNHRPDISTLIQHCPLPTLFTYRPVWEGGMYDGDETSRLDALRLAMELGADHIDVELKAIHEFNSSLNGIRPGKCQVIVSSHNYHNTPSVEELGDLVARIQASGADIVKIATTALDIIDVARIFQITVHSQVPIIAMVMGEKGLMSRILCPKFGGYLTFGTLEAGKVSAPGQPTIQDLLDLYNFRQLGPDTRIFGIIGKPVSHSKSPLLYNEAFKSVGFNGVFVHLLVDDIATFFQTYSSLDFAGFSCTIPHKEAALETCDEVDPVAKSIGAVNCIIRRPTDGKLFGCNTDYVGAISAIEDGLRGLYHTPVGSSPLAGKLFVVIGAGGAGKALAYGAKEKGARVVIANRTYGRAKELADSIGGQALSLAELSSFHPEKGMILANTTSIGMQPKVDETPVAKEALQYYSLVFDAVYTPKITRLLREAEECGLKIVTGVEMFIGQAYEQYERFTGLPAPKELFKNIMATY
- the LOC116002542 gene encoding uncharacterized protein LOC116002542 translates to MMECNKEEAIRAKEIAEKKMEGKDFVGALKIASKAQRLYPDLDNIEQMILVCDVLCAAESKICGNESDWYDILKVDPTANGATVKKQYRKFALLLHPDKNKFPGAADAFKMIGEAQKVLLDYDKRALFDKKRISLGKSFVPMHQSSRQSKAQSSSNFAPKSGNQPHQQPRKWTKSGGATEQPTFWTICSSCSVKYQYYRAMKDKTLWCHQCETLFTAREINTPGASTGTTFNQSAPMKQNDISQSHVKINPRTTPVNLTTKTTVQGRSGEYNTKGRTDSKVSTESNSQQYPRKSTRSRQHDEDELVNSSKRPKTVGSFPSKNENSEDLFVDPSGPRSSTVTAPEIFEYPGSDLSDFDQIRKKECFKDGQIWAFYDMLDAMPRFYAVINQVLFPGFKLLITWLEPDPDNEDERKWVLEGLPATCGKFRLGSSEIIKDLLMLSHMVCWEKGKSKNTYKVYPKKGETWALFVNWDMNWHSHTEIKRKYEYEFVEVLSDYTDSNSGVHVAPLVKVKGFVCLFHRKEERGLVHIPAKELFRFSHRIPCFQMTGMEGEEVPKGSFELDPASLPISSKDKCFLSH